In one window of Azotobacter salinestris DNA:
- the rsd gene encoding sigma D regulator, producing MPEIRQDAQERWGGVHLLIDRWLVERRELVEAFGTITHQQPAPAASADGLQVFCELLVDYVSAGHFEVYEQLMSEAESFGDRRGLELARQIYPRLEAITQAALAFNDRFDSGDCLDGSLSQEIETLGSLLRERFELEDCLIEVLHNAHQQIAASA from the coding sequence ATGCCTGAAATCCGTCAAGATGCCCAAGAACGCTGGGGCGGTGTCCATCTCCTGATCGATCGCTGGCTGGTCGAACGCCGTGAACTGGTCGAAGCCTTCGGCACCATCACTCACCAGCAGCCGGCCCCCGCGGCCAGCGCCGACGGCCTGCAGGTTTTCTGCGAACTGCTGGTCGATTACGTTTCCGCCGGCCATTTCGAGGTCTACGAGCAGCTGATGAGCGAAGCCGAGTCCTTTGGCGATCGCCGTGGGCTCGAGCTGGCCAGGCAGATCTACCCTCGCCTGGAGGCGATCACCCAGGCGGCTCTGGCCTTCAACGACCGCTTCGACAGCGGCGATTGCCTGGATGGCTCCCTGAGTCAGGAGATCGAGACGCTCGGCAGTCTGCTGCGCGAGCGCTTCGAGCTGGAAGACTGCCTGATCGAGGTGCTGCACAACGCGCACCAACAGATCGCCGCCAGCGCCTGA
- a CDS encoding TIGR02444 family protein: MPLELRAFALQLYQRPGVEAACLSLQAGGADVCLLLCGAWLEARGVDCTAERCAELHRLAHPWQRQVIAPLRQLRQDWRPAARGDLVLDELRERLKALELDAEWALLQRLETACRDWPAMPTAAKPWLESLAGIAAGGAEALATLRAAR; encoded by the coding sequence ATGCCGCTCGAGCTGAGGGCCTTCGCCCTGCAGTTGTACCAGCGCCCCGGTGTCGAGGCCGCCTGCCTGAGTCTGCAGGCCGGGGGGGCCGATGTCTGCCTGCTGCTCTGCGGCGCCTGGCTGGAGGCACGCGGCGTTGACTGCACCGCCGAGCGCTGCGCCGAACTGCATCGGCTGGCGCACCCCTGGCAGAGACAGGTGATCGCGCCACTGCGGCAGCTGCGCCAGGACTGGCGCCCGGCAGCCCGCGGCGATCTCGTTCTGGACGAGCTGCGCGAGCGGCTGAAAGCTCTGGAGCTGGATGCCGAATGGGCGCTGCTGCAGCGCCTGGAGACGGCCTGCCGCGACTGGCCGGCAATGCCCACCGCCGCGAAGCCCTGGCTGGAGAGCCTGGCGGGCATCGCAGCAGGCGGCGCCGAAGCGCTCGCCACCCTGCGTGCAGCGCGGTAA
- a CDS encoding ATP-binding cassette domain-containing protein has protein sequence MIRIQHLTLQRGPQRLLEDAELTLHAGQKVGLIGANGAGKSTLFALLLGELLPDAGDCQLPPDWRIAHMRQEIDDLERRAVDYVLDGDDNLRRIQRELAATESSHDGAAIARLHTELDSADGYTADARARKLLAGLGFAAEQMERRVGDFSGGWRMRLNLAQALMCPSDLLLLDEPTNHLDLDAILWLEDWLKGYPGTLLLISHDRDFLDAVVDHVAHLDQRRLTLYRGGYSAFERTRAERLAQQQQAYEKQQAQRAHMESFIRRFKAKATKARQAQSRIKALERLEELAPAHVDSPFDFRFREADKVSSPLLDMAEGRLGYGDKAVLEKVKLQLAPGARIGLLGPNGAGKSTLIKTLAGELPPLSGRLVRGENLVVGYFAQHQLDALDVKASPLLHLQRIAPGEREQTLRDFLGGFDFRGARCDEPVGNFSGGEKARLALALIAWGKPNLLLLDEPTNHLDLEMRLALTLALQDFEGAVLVVSHDRHLLKSTTDEFLLVADGRVQAFDGDLEDYARWLVDYRARQTPAGDPAASGDKTDRRAQRQAAAALRQQLAPHRRQAEKLEQELGRVQEKLAGLEARLGDAVLYEAARKDELRELLAEQAKLKSREGELEEAWLEALETLEALQAQLEAGA, from the coding sequence ATGATCCGAATCCAGCATCTTACCCTGCAACGTGGTCCGCAGCGTCTGCTCGAGGACGCCGAACTGACCCTGCACGCCGGCCAGAAGGTCGGCCTCATCGGTGCCAACGGTGCCGGCAAATCCACCCTGTTCGCCCTGCTGCTCGGCGAGCTCTTGCCCGATGCCGGCGACTGCCAGCTGCCGCCGGACTGGCGCATCGCCCATATGCGTCAGGAGATCGACGACCTCGAGCGCCGGGCGGTCGACTACGTGCTCGACGGCGACGACAACCTGCGGCGCATCCAGCGCGAGCTGGCGGCTACGGAGTCGAGCCACGACGGTGCGGCCATCGCCCGCCTGCATACCGAACTGGACAGCGCCGACGGCTATACGGCCGATGCCCGGGCGCGCAAGCTGCTGGCCGGGCTGGGGTTCGCCGCCGAGCAGATGGAGCGTCGCGTCGGCGATTTCTCCGGTGGTTGGCGGATGCGCCTGAACCTGGCGCAGGCGCTGATGTGCCCCTCCGATCTGCTGCTGCTCGACGAACCGACCAACCACCTCGACCTCGATGCCATCCTCTGGCTGGAGGACTGGCTGAAGGGCTATCCGGGCACCCTGCTGCTGATTTCCCACGACCGCGACTTCCTCGATGCTGTGGTCGATCACGTGGCGCACCTGGACCAGCGCAGGCTGACCCTCTACCGTGGTGGCTACTCGGCCTTCGAGCGCACCCGCGCCGAGCGCCTGGCCCAGCAGCAGCAGGCCTACGAGAAGCAGCAGGCGCAGCGTGCCCACATGGAGAGCTTCATCCGCCGCTTCAAGGCCAAGGCGACCAAGGCACGCCAGGCGCAGAGCCGGATCAAGGCGCTGGAGCGACTGGAGGAGCTGGCACCGGCGCATGTGGACTCGCCCTTCGATTTCCGCTTCCGCGAGGCCGACAAGGTTTCCAGCCCGCTGCTCGACATGGCCGAAGGTCGGCTCGGCTACGGCGACAAGGCTGTGCTGGAGAAGGTCAAGCTGCAACTGGCACCTGGCGCGCGCATCGGTCTGCTCGGTCCCAACGGCGCCGGCAAGTCGACCCTGATCAAGACCCTCGCCGGCGAGCTGCCACCGCTGTCCGGGCGCCTGGTCCGCGGTGAGAACCTGGTGGTCGGCTACTTCGCCCAGCACCAGCTGGATGCCCTGGACGTCAAGGCCAGTCCGCTGCTGCACCTGCAGCGCATCGCCCCCGGCGAGCGCGAGCAGACCCTGCGCGATTTTCTCGGCGGCTTCGATTTCCGCGGCGCACGCTGCGACGAGCCGGTGGGCAATTTCTCCGGTGGCGAGAAGGCCCGTCTGGCCCTGGCGTTGATCGCCTGGGGCAAGCCTAATCTCCTGCTGCTCGACGAGCCGACCAACCACCTCGACCTGGAGATGCGCCTGGCCCTGACCCTGGCCCTGCAGGATTTCGAGGGCGCGGTGCTGGTGGTTTCCCATGACCGTCATTTGCTCAAGAGCACCACCGACGAGTTTCTGCTGGTCGCCGACGGCCGTGTGCAGGCGTTCGACGGCGACCTCGAGGATTATGCCCGCTGGCTGGTGGACTATCGTGCCCGCCAGACGCCGGCCGGCGATCCCGCTGCAAGTGGCGACAAGACCGACAGGCGCGCCCAGCGCCAGGCCGCCGCTGCCCTGCGGCAGCAGCTGGCGCCGCACCGGCGCCAGGCGGAGAAGCTCGAGCAGGAGCTCGGTCGCGTACAGGAAAAGCTCGCCGGCCTGGAGGCCCGGCTCGGCGATGCGGTGCTGTACGAGGCGGCACGCAAGGACGAGCTGCGCGAGCTGCTGGCCGAACAGGCGAAACTCAAGAGTCGCGAGGGGGAGCTGGAGGAGGCCTGGCTGGAGGCGCTGGAAACCCTCGAGGCCCTTCAGGCCCAGCTGGAGGCCGGCGCTTGA
- a CDS encoding disulfide bond formation protein B: MSLASPRSLFLLAFLGCIALLGGALYLEHGVGLEPCPLCIVQRIFVILFGLICLVAALHGPASTGQRLYAGVALFAALGGAATAGRQVWLQNIPPDQLPSCLPSLEYMMEALPFQEIVRQVLHGTADCAEVGWTLFGMSLPEWSLLAFVAMILFTLLQLLRQA; this comes from the coding sequence ATGAGCCTGGCCAGCCCACGTTCTCTTTTTCTTCTCGCCTTTCTCGGCTGTATTGCGCTGCTCGGCGGTGCGCTCTACCTGGAGCACGGGGTCGGCCTGGAGCCCTGTCCGCTGTGCATCGTGCAGCGCATCTTCGTCATCCTCTTCGGTCTGATCTGCCTGGTCGCCGCCCTGCACGGCCCGGCCTCGACCGGCCAGCGCCTGTATGCCGGCGTCGCCCTGTTCGCCGCGCTGGGCGGCGCGGCCACGGCCGGACGTCAAGTCTGGCTGCAGAACATCCCGCCGGACCAACTGCCGTCCTGTCTGCCCAGTCTGGAATACATGATGGAGGCCTTGCCGTTCCAGGAAATCGTCCGCCAGGTCCTGCACGGCACGGCCGACTGCGCCGAGGTCGGCTGGACGCTGTTCGGCATGAGCCTGCCGGAATGGAGTCTGCTGGCCTTTGTCGCGATGATCCTGTTCACTCTTCTGCAGTTGTTGCGCCAGGCCTGA
- a CDS encoding FeoA family protein yields the protein MSSKTIGGAVLPSVHTPLYRLPKGAKATVVDVVSHTVFGDLDDQVTLRLKELGFLPGATLEVIGFGLFGADPIAVRINGTKFGLRRAEAEKVLAILHPA from the coding sequence ATGTCCAGTAAGACCATTGGTGGAGCTGTCTTGCCATCCGTCCATACGCCGCTGTATCGACTCCCCAAGGGCGCCAAGGCCACGGTTGTGGACGTGGTTTCCCACACCGTGTTCGGCGATCTGGACGATCAGGTGACGTTACGGCTGAAGGAGCTGGGTTTCTTGCCCGGAGCCACGCTGGAGGTCATCGGCTTTGGCCTGTTCGGTGCCGACCCGATTGCCGTGCGTATCAATGGCACCAAGTTCGGCCTGCGCCGCGCCGAGGCCGAGAAAGTCCTCGCTATCCTTCACCCCGCGTGA
- a CDS encoding AlgP family protein, with protein sequence MPTKKPPVTTPLHLLQQLSQSLLVHLEEACSQALQDAEKALAKLEKQRGKVQEKLHGARAKLQDAALAGKAKAQVRARKAVDELEPLLDELKMRQAETRDYIVRLRHDTLQALELAQGIAQVREAAARALVAPADRSESTPAPNAAARKPAAPRRARSTAAALAGEAPAKRTTARTPRPAAAAEQPAKPAATRKPAARRGRSSASASVESVAASAPSAADEPGAS encoded by the coding sequence ATGCCGACCAAGAAGCCCCCTGTCACGACCCCTCTGCATCTGCTGCAGCAGCTTTCGCAGAGTCTGCTCGTTCACCTGGAGGAGGCCTGTTCCCAGGCGCTGCAGGATGCCGAAAAGGCGTTGGCCAAGCTGGAGAAACAGCGCGGCAAGGTTCAGGAGAAACTGCACGGGGCACGCGCGAAGCTGCAGGATGCGGCGCTGGCCGGCAAGGCCAAGGCGCAGGTCAGGGCCCGGAAGGCTGTCGACGAACTGGAGCCGCTGCTCGACGAGCTCAAGATGCGCCAGGCGGAAACCCGCGACTACATCGTCCGGCTGCGCCATGACACCCTGCAGGCACTGGAATTGGCGCAGGGGATCGCCCAGGTGAGGGAAGCGGCTGCCCGGGCATTGGTGGCGCCGGCCGATCGCTCAGAGAGCACGCCTGCGCCGAATGCGGCAGCACGCAAGCCGGCCGCCCCCCGTCGTGCTAGGTCCACTGCTGCAGCGCTGGCGGGCGAGGCACCGGCCAAGCGCACGACAGCGCGCACGCCGCGCCCGGCCGCGGCGGCCGAGCAGCCCGCCAAGCCGGCTGCCACCCGCAAGCCGGCAGCCAGGCGGGGCCGCTCCAGCGCGTCGGCTTCGGTCGAGTCTGTCGCGGCGAGCGCCCCATCCGCGGCGGACGAGCCGGGCGCCTCCTGA